The Desulfosporosinus acidiphilus SJ4 genome has a window encoding:
- a CDS encoding zinc-ribbon domain containing protein, with amino-acid sequence MFADKILTCRDCGRDFEFTASEQEFYAEKGFTNEPSRCPECRAARKAQTRNNGGGFSRQREMFPAVCSNCGKETTVPFQPSGNKPVYCRDCYQPRTRSNW; translated from the coding sequence ATGTTTGCTGACAAAATTCTTACTTGCCGTGATTGCGGACGTGATTTCGAATTCACTGCATCTGAACAAGAGTTCTATGCTGAAAAAGGATTCACCAACGAACCCAGCCGTTGCCCAGAGTGCCGCGCTGCCAGAAAGGCTCAAACCAGAAATAACGGCGGCGGTTTTTCGCGCCAACGGGAAATGTTCCCTGCTGTTTGCTCTAATTGCGGAAAAGAAACCACTGTTCCTTTCCAGCCTTCCGGCAACAAACCAGTCTATTGCCGCGATTGTTATCAACCACGTACCCGCAGCAATTGGTAA